One genomic segment of Hemibagrus wyckioides isolate EC202008001 linkage group LG08, SWU_Hwy_1.0, whole genome shotgun sequence includes these proteins:
- the cysltr1 gene encoding cysteinyl leukotriene receptor 1 — translation MANNITCPSIDDFRNQVYSTAYSIITIFGLVGNGFALVVLIRTYRQSSAFHVYMLNLAVADLLCVCTLPFRVLYYVQKGHWTLGDFLCRISSYALYVNLYCSIFFMMAMSFTRFLAIVFPVQNLRMATERRARLVCAGIWVFICATSSPFLLSGQHIDKMTNKTKCFEPPEESGSLKKLVVLNYFSLVVGFIVPFLVILICYVGIVRALLGNSNAMKSKQNTRTKAIRMIVVVMLAFLISFMPYHVQRTMHLHFKKQGASCDEINAMQKSVVITLCLAAANSCFDPMLYFFSGENFRHRLSTFRKASVSSLSMKRNRNLPASARCLQQSEQENCISSNKLG, via the coding sequence ATGGCAAACAATATCACCTGCCCCTCAATCGATGACTTCCGCAACCAAGTCTATTCCACTGCCTACTCCATCATCACCATTTTTGGCCTGGTGGGTAATGGCTTCGCACTGGTGGTGCTCATCCGGACCTACCGCCAATCCTCAGCCTTCCACGTGTACATGCTGAACCTGGCAGTGGCGgacttgctgtgtgtgtgcacgctgcCTTTCCGCGTTCTCTACTATGTACAAAAGGGACACTGGACACTGGGGGACTTTCTGTGCCGCATCAGCTCGTATGCGCTCTATGTCAATCTCTACTGCAGCATTTTTTTCATGATGGCCATGAGCTTTACACGTTTCCTGGCCATCGTATTCCCTGTGCAGAATCTGCGTATGGCCACTGAGCGGCGGGCTCGACTGGTCTGCGCCGGCATTTGGGTTTTCATCTGTGCCACCAGCTctccattcctgctctctggcCAGCACATTGATAAAATGACCAACAAAACCAAATGCTTTGAGCCTCCAGAGGAATCAGGCAGCCTAAAGAAGCTGGTGGTGCTCAATTACTTCTCACTGGTGGTGGGTTTCATAGTGCCCTTCCTAGTAATCTTGATTTGTTATGTTGGCATTGTGCGGGCACTGCTGGGAAACTCTAATGCAATGAAGAGTAAGCAAAACACACGTACCAAGGCCATCCGCATGATTGTGGTTGTCATGCTGGCCTTCTTGATAAGCTTCATGCCCTATCATGTGCAACGCACTATGCACCTCCACTTTAAGAAGCAAGGTGCCTCATGTGATGAGATCAACGCCATGCAGAAGTCAGTGGTGATCACGCTGTGCCTAGCTGCTGCCAACTCCTGCTTCGACCCCATGCTTTACTTCTTTTCAGGTGAGAACTTCCGTCATAGGCTCTCCACTTTCCGCAAAGCATCAGTGAGCTCCCTGAGCATGAAGCGGAACCGCAATTTGCCAGCGTCTGCCCGTTGTCTACAGCAGAGCGAGCAGGAGAATTGCATAAGCTCAAACAAACTGGGATAA